The Paenarthrobacter aurescens region ACGGGGACCACCTCCTTGGACGCAAAACCCAGGCCCGTGGCCGTCAACGCCGTCACCAGCAAAGGGATGAGCAGGCTGGCCCGGCGACGTTTCCTGTTCGGGTGGCCGGCGAAAGTGGGAGTCTGTGCCACGGTCAGCCCCATCCGAGGGAACGATGCCGGCGCCCGAACAGCTTCGGCCATCTGGAGCCGGGCGAAAGCCGGCGCGGCCGCCCGGGAGCAGCGCCGCCGTCGACGGCTTCCTCCCGGGTTGGGTAGATGCGGGCGACGTGACCCAGATGGGCTTGGAGCCGGGTGTCCTGCAGCTCATTGGAAGTGCCGAAGAGGCGAAGATCGCCGCCGCGGGACCGGAGCAGGTGGAGCACCTCGAACAGCCCCACAACCCCTGACGCTGCTACGGATCTCACCGCCGTGACATTGAGCAGGACCAGGATGGGGCCGTCCTCAGCGGCCTTGGCGGAGGCTTCACGGACGGCACGAACGGTAGTGGCATCCAGGGTTCCGGCGATCTTCAGATCCAAACCGGTCAGCTGTGCAGATGGAGAGGAAAGGGTGCTCGGGGCATGGGAGAGGGACATGGGGGCGCTCCTTGCTGGGGGATGGAACGGCTTTTACTGAAGGGTGTTTGGTTACGGTGCGGGCGGAGCGTTCACTGCGCTGGTGAATTCCTTGGGAGCAGGCATTGGCTCCACGAGGTCCTCTCCGGGGCCCCGGTACCTGGCGGCTCCGATCACCACGCTCAGCAGGGCAAGGTCCAACGCAACCCAGGCCAGGGTGATGAGGGTGGGATACAGCGGCGCTTCACCGGTGGACACCCGCGCGATGCCCATCAACGAGGACACAACAAGCAACGCCATGGCAGCCACCTGCAACCTGACGTGGCGGAAGCCGCGTCCTGTGGCTTGCTTGCTCTTGGCTGTGACAGAGAACGTGAGGTGTTTGCCGAGAAAAACCGCGGCCGCACCTGAACAGGTTGCCGCGATCCAGGTGGGAAACAACGCAAAGGACCATTGCTGGCCGCGCCACAAGCCCTTGGAGCCGTTGCCCGCTGCTTGGAAGAGCAACTGGCAGGAGAAGAAGAAAGGCAGGAAGAGGCAGAAGAACACCACGGGACTGGCAGTGAGCGGGTACGTACCTGCCACCAGAAACACCACCGGCGCTGCGATATAGCTCAGGGCAGCGAAACCGTTGAGGTAACTGGTCATGGTTCCCAAATACATGAGGCGCTGGGCCACCGTGAGCCCCCGGAGCAACAACGGATTGTCACTGAAGAACACCTGCATGGTCCCTGCCGCCCATCTGTGCCGCTGGGAGAGCATGGTGGAGACGTCCTCCGGGGCCAGCCCGTGAACCAGGACCTCGTGGTGGTAGACGCTGCCCCAACCCATCGCGTGGAGATGCATGGCCGTGGCCATATCCTCGGTGATGGTGGTGGTGTCCATGGGGTGGATGGCCAGCGCTTGGTCCGTGTGGGCCACATCTACCGATTCCAGGACCGCGTCCAATTCCGGCACCACGTCCTCCATGGCTTCGGGGACCGCCAAGGCAGCTGTATGGAAAGCTACGCGGAGTTCAAACGTGATCTCGGCAAGGACATCACCACGGCGCACCTGCCGTTCCGCACGCGCCACCGCCTCCAGGGCCTGCTCCACCACGGGCATCGCGGCGGGATGACGCCTGCCCAGTTCGCCGTGAAGGTCCTGCAAACGCGATCTGCCCCGGCGCAAGGCCCGCCACGTCTGCTCGGTGGCGGTCCGCGTGTAGCGGGTCAAGCCAAGGGCCATGAGGGCTTCCCTGCGAAGGACGGCATTGGAACCGCAGAAGAACGCTGCGTCCCAGCCATCCTTGCCCTGTTGGATGGGACCGTAGAAGAGTTCCGCCTGGCTTCCCAGCGGATCCCGCTCCGGAACATTCCAAAAGTGCTGCGGGGTTTGTACGAAGGCCACTTCCTCAGCATCGAAATAGCCCAGCACGCGGTCCAGGAAGCGCGGTTCAGGAACTTGGTCTGCGTCGAAAATAGCCACGAACTCACCTGTTGTCACGGACAGGGCGTTGTTGACGTTTCCTGCCTTGGCAAAGCGCTGGCGGCCATCCCACTCAGGACCACGGGTGATATACCCGACGCCGATCTCCCGTGCTGCTTCAGCAAATTCGGCCCGATCTCCGTCGTCAAGAATCCACGTTTGGTGGGGGTACTCCATGTCCCGGGCCGCGACGGCCGTTTTCAGCACCAGGTCCAAGGGCTCGTTATAGGTGGCAATGAACACGTCCACCGATCTGCCCGGCAGGGCAGGCGGGGGAGGGGGACGTCGTCGTGCATTCCACATGGTCACGGCGTAAAGCGCCGATTCGCCAAGGCTGTAGGTTTCCGCGGCCACAAGGGGCAGCGAGATCCACCAAGCATCCCAGGCAACGGTGCTGGACCACCGCCAACTGATATAGATCAGCCCAAAGGAAACCACCAGAACTGCAAGGATCCTTACCAGTATTTGTCTGTAAATGCCCATCATTAGCCTCCGGTAACTGCTGGGGAAAAGGCCAAGGCGCGCCGGAATGTCCACACGCTCCTCAGAGCGAGGTTGGGAGGACACGGCTGACGCGCCTGGAGCTGCATCATCGATGCTCAAGGGAAGGAATTCGGCTGCGAACGGAATGTCCTCATGCCAACTGCCTTGACCGAAGCGGTTTCGAGCCAGTTGGTTCCTGATTCCACTGTCCCGCGCCTGTATTTCATCCTCGTTACGGACTGGAAAAGTAAACTCGCGTTGATTATTTCCTTGCCGTGACGTTTTGCGTGTTGGCTTCAAAAGGCTTGCGCGTTACGGGCAGAGACCCTCAAAGTGGCAACCATGAAGCGAAGACTCATGCCCCTGACGATGCTCGTCGTCGGCCTGACCATCGCAGCTACCGTCATAGCTCCGGAGCCGTCCGCACTGGCAGCAGCAGGCATGCCCGCCCCCGGCGCGCTGGTGTGGAGCGACGAATTCAACGGCCCCGCCGGCACAGCACCCGACCCCGAAAAATGGACACAGGACACAGGAGGATCCGGATGGGGCAACGGTGAACTGCAGTACTACACCGGGCGCACCAGCAACGCCGCCGCAGATGGACAGGGCAACATGGCCATCACTGCGCGCAGGGAAAATCCTGCCGGGTACCAGTGCCACTACGGGACGTGCCAGTACACCTCAGCCCGGCTGTTGACGGCGGGCAAATTCAGCAGGATGCACGGCAGGTTTGAAGCACGTCTCAAGCTGCCTCAAGGGCAAGGAATGTGGCCCGCATTCTGGATGCTGGGCGACAACGTTTTCACGGATGGTTGGCCAGCGAGCGGCGAACTGGACGTCATGGAAAACGTTGGCAAGGAACCCGGCACGGTCTGGGGAAGCATCCACGGCCCCGGCTACTCCGGATCCAGCGCTGCCAACGCCAGCTACACGCTGCCCAACGGCAAAGCATTGAGCGATGCTTTCCACACGTTCACCGTGGACTGGGCTCCGGAATCCATCACCTGGTACATCGACGGCATTCCCTACTCACAAAAGAGCAAAGCCGGAACCACAGGCCCCTGGGTGTTCGACCACAACTTCTTCCTCCTCCTGAACCTTGCCGTGGGCGGCCACTGGCCGGGCGCACCCGATTCAGGCACAGAGTTTCCGCAATCGCTGCTGGTTGATTACGTCCGCGTGTACGAACTCGCAGCGGCTCCGGCCGCACCTGCCGCTGCTGCCGCTACCCGCATACAGGGCTACGCCGGGAAGTGCATCGACATAGCCGGCCGCCAGGCCGTTGACGGTGCCCCGCTTCAGCTGTGGGACTGCGATACCTCCGCGTCGGAGCAATGGACCTTTGCCACCAACGGCACCGTCCGCTCACTGGGCAAATGCATGGATGTTGCCTGGGGTTCAACCGCTAACGGCGCCAGAATCCAGCTCACAGGCTGCAACGGCAGTGCGGCGCAAAAGTTCGTCCTGAACCACTCCGGTGATCTGGTGAACCCGCAGGCCAACAAATGCGTAGATGTTACCGACTGGAATTCGTCCAACGGGGCCTACTTACAGTTATGGGATTGCGCCGGCTCCACCAACCAAAAGTGGTGGCGGATGGCGTAGAAAACGTCCGACGGCGGCGCGCAGCTTGCGGTGTCCGGCGGCTATTGCTGGGGCGGCTGGGGAGCTTCCTGGAGTAGCGGGCCGGACAGGCAGATGCGCGCAGCCGTCGCGGCGGCAGGTGGCCGGGCCTGGCCGGCTTTAATGTGGCCAGGTCCGGCTGGTTGTTGGTGTGCCTGGACAGGGTGCCGGCTCGGGGCTTTTGCGGCGCAGGTTGCAGGGTTTCACGGCGCCGGCTGGCAGCGCGGACAGAAGTAGATGTCCCGTTCCTCCGTGCCGTCCGGTCCTGCCAAGAGCCCGCGGCGAACGGTGGCGCCGCAGCGCCTGCACGGTTGGCGTTCCCGCCCGTACACCCAGTATCCGGGGCGCAATGCGCGCGGGCCCAGGGTGGTTCGCCGGCCCGGGCCCAGGTTCTCGCCGAGGAGGCGTTTGGCATCGTTGATGGTCTTGGCGAGGTCCGGCACTTCGCCCACGGGCAGGGCAGGGTGGATACCGGAGAGGTAGCACGCCTCGCAGCGGTAGATGTTGCCAATGCCCGCGAGCTTCCGCTGATCCAGCAGGGCAAATCCCACGGTAACGTCGGGTTCGGCGCGAAGCCTGCGCAGGGCCTCCTCTTCATCCCAATCCGGGCCGAGCAGATCCGGGCCCAGGTGCCCCACAATCTTCTCTTCCTCAGCAGTAGGCACCACTTCCAGGATTCCGAGTGAAAACCCGACGGCGTCCGCCGAGTCCGTGCGGAGCACACACCGCGCAGTGTGGCCGGGTTTGGTCCAACGGCCACCCGGCGGATAAATCATCCAGCTCCCTTCCATTTTGAGGTGGGAGTGGATGGTTAGTGCGCGGGGTTTCCTGCTGGCCCCGGGTTCCTCATCAACCGGTCCCGCCAAGCGCATGAGCAGGTGCTTTCCGCGGGGGACAACCTCGGTCATGGTCCAGCCCGCAAGGTTCAAGGTGGCGAACCGAGGCACGCGGAAGTCTGAGGCGTTGATGATCTTTCCGGCCAATGCCTCGTTCAGGCGTGAGGCAGCCCGCCAAATGGAATCGCCTTCAGGCACGGATCCGCAGTCCCTTCGGTGTGGAGTAGGCGCCCGCGGCCGCGAGGGCAACGGCGATGGGAGTTTCCAGGAGATCGTGACCGTTGACCTTCTCCATGAAGAGCTTGTCCACGGCGCCGCGGCGGACCACATCCACCAATGCCTGCGCCGCTACGGTCAGCACGGCGTCGTCCTGGCTGAAGGTGAGCAGCGTCTTGCCTCCGCGTTCAACGTAAAGGATCAACGCGCCGTCCACCATCACCACCAACGCTCCGGCTTTACGTCCCGGGCGGTGACCTGAACCGGCATCGACGGACAATGCCGGCCAGGGGAGGGCCGCCCCGTACGGGTTGGCGGGATCGGTGGCTGCCAGGGCCAGTGCGGACGGCTCGGCTTTGGAGATCCGGGCATCCTCGGTGAAGGACCTGAGCCGATCCACCGTGGCCGGCACGGCGAACTGGGCTGCCCCAAGATGCTCAATGAAGTAGCCCCGCCGGCACCGCCCGGCCTCTTCCAGGCGTGCCAGCACTTTATACATGAGCCCGAAGCCGCCAATGATGTTCTCTGCCATCACCGAGCCACGGGTAACCACGCCGTAGCGGTCCAACAAAAGCTCAGCGGTGCCGCGGGCATGAATGGTGGGGTCCAGTTCCGGCGCGGGCAGCGCTGACCAGCGGCCCACTGCCGACGGCGGCGCGGCGGCAATGCCACCCGA contains the following coding sequences:
- a CDS encoding STAS domain-containing protein, coding for MSLSHAPSTLSSPSAQLTGLDLKIAGTLDATTVRAVREASAKAAEDGPILVLLNVTAVRSVAASGVVGLFEVLHLLRSRGGDLRLFGTSNELQDTRLQAHLGHVARIYPTREEAVDGGAAPGRPRRLSPGSRWPKLFGRRHRSLGWG
- a CDS encoding glycosyltransferase, whose translation is MGIYRQILVRILAVLVVSFGLIYISWRWSSTVAWDAWWISLPLVAAETYSLGESALYAVTMWNARRRPPPPPALPGRSVDVFIATYNEPLDLVLKTAVAARDMEYPHQTWILDDGDRAEFAEAAREIGVGYITRGPEWDGRQRFAKAGNVNNALSVTTGEFVAIFDADQVPEPRFLDRVLGYFDAEEVAFVQTPQHFWNVPERDPLGSQAELFYGPIQQGKDGWDAAFFCGSNAVLRREALMALGLTRYTRTATEQTWRALRRGRSRLQDLHGELGRRHPAAMPVVEQALEAVARAERQVRRGDVLAEITFELRVAFHTAALAVPEAMEDVVPELDAVLESVDVAHTDQALAIHPMDTTTITEDMATAMHLHAMGWGSVYHHEVLVHGLAPEDVSTMLSQRHRWAAGTMQVFFSDNPLLLRGLTVAQRLMYLGTMTSYLNGFAALSYIAAPVVFLVAGTYPLTASPVVFFCLFLPFFFSCQLLFQAAGNGSKGLWRGQQWSFALFPTWIAATCSGAAAVFLGKHLTFSVTAKSKQATGRGFRHVRLQVAAMALLVVSSLMGIARVSTGEAPLYPTLITLAWVALDLALLSVVIGAARYRGPGEDLVEPMPAPKEFTSAVNAPPAP
- a CDS encoding glycoside hydrolase family 16 protein; the protein is MKRRLMPLTMLVVGLTIAATVIAPEPSALAAAGMPAPGALVWSDEFNGPAGTAPDPEKWTQDTGGSGWGNGELQYYTGRTSNAAADGQGNMAITARRENPAGYQCHYGTCQYTSARLLTAGKFSRMHGRFEARLKLPQGQGMWPAFWMLGDNVFTDGWPASGELDVMENVGKEPGTVWGSIHGPGYSGSSAANASYTLPNGKALSDAFHTFTVDWAPESITWYIDGIPYSQKSKAGTTGPWVFDHNFFLLLNLAVGGHWPGAPDSGTEFPQSLLVDYVRVYELAAAPAAPAAAAATRIQGYAGKCIDIAGRQAVDGAPLQLWDCDTSASEQWTFATNGTVRSLGKCMDVAWGSTANGARIQLTGCNGSAAQKFVLNHSGDLVNPQANKCVDVTDWNSSNGAYLQLWDCAGSTNQKWWRMA
- a CDS encoding DNA-formamidopyrimidine glycosylase family protein; protein product: MPEGDSIWRAASRLNEALAGKIINASDFRVPRFATLNLAGWTMTEVVPRGKHLLMRLAGPVDEEPGASRKPRALTIHSHLKMEGSWMIYPPGGRWTKPGHTARCVLRTDSADAVGFSLGILEVVPTAEEEKIVGHLGPDLLGPDWDEEEALRRLRAEPDVTVGFALLDQRKLAGIGNIYRCEACYLSGIHPALPVGEVPDLAKTINDAKRLLGENLGPGRRTTLGPRALRPGYWVYGRERQPCRRCGATVRRGLLAGPDGTEERDIYFCPRCQPAP